The sequence GCGACGGGCTCCAGGTCCTGCCAGAGCCCGTCGCGGAGCCGGAACAGGCCGCCGCTGCCGACGCCGAAGAAGACCCGGGTGCGGCACTCGGGGTCGGCGGGGAGCAGGAGGCAGCGGAGGTTGGCGGTGTACGCGTCGGGCTCGACGCCGAGTTCGGCGGCGCGGGCGCGCAGCTTGCCGTACGTACGGTCGATGAGCCGGTGCAGCCCGGACTTCAGGTCGTCCCGGCGCCCCGCTCTTATGTCCTCGGAGAGCCGCAGATGGCTGCGGGCGACGGCCCCGCCGATCCAGCGACAGGCGTCGGCGGCGGCGAGGTGGGCCGCCTCGCCGTCCCGTCGGCCGCCTGCCACGGCGACCAGCACGAGGGCGCTCTCGGCGGCCCCGAAGCGGGCGGTGAGCAGCCCGTCGCGCCGGGGCTCACCGCGGAACCGGGCGGAGTCGCCGCGGACGGAGGCGGTGCGCAGGGTGTACGTCCCGTAGCGCGCGCCGTCCAGAACGGTGTCGGGGACGAGACCGTCCAGATTCTCCGAGGTGGCGGACGGCAGGGCGGCGGGCTCGGCGTCGTAGGTGGGCGGCCGGTCCCCCAGGTGCCCGACGGCGGGCCGCACCCCGGCGGCCGCGGGATCCGGTGGTGGTTCGTGCAGCGCACCGGGGTCGGCCGCGGGACCGGCTCCGGGAGGCCTGCCGGACTCGGGCGCGGCCGGCGCACGCGGCGCGGCGAAGGTCCGAGGCCCCGCCTGCCCGCCGGGCGCCTCCCAGGGCGCGGGGAAGACGTCGGTGCGGGGTGGCGAGGGCGGAGGCGTGACACGCGGGTCCGGAGAGAGCCCGGGGGCCGGGGCGGGGCTCGCGGACGGAACGGGCGGGGCCGCGGGGACCGGGGCGGAACGGACGGCGGGGCGGGCAAGGGGCGGTGGCCGACCGCTGGGCGGGAGCCGGCCCCGGAGCGGGAGCGGACGGCGGGGGCGGGGCAGACCGCGGGGGCGGGGCAGACCGCGGGGGCGCGGCCTCTGTCGGGGCCGGAGCCTCTGTCGGGGCGGAGCCGGTGGCCACCGTCGAAGCCGACGGCGGAGCAGGGGCAGGAACCTCAGCCGCAGCCGCGAGGACGGCCGGGGCCGGGGCACCGCCCCCGTGCGGGCCACCGACGGCGTGCGGGTCTTCGTGGCCTTCCGCGTCGACGCCTTCTGCGTCGGGCGCCTCGTAGCGGTCCGCGAACGGGTCCGTGTACGGGTCCTCGTACGCGTCCGGGTCGGGGCCCTCTGACGGCTCCGGCGCGGTCTCGGGCGCGGCGGCCCGGTGGTCGTCCGGCGGCCTGCTCACCGTGTCCGACACGGAGTCGAAGCGGTCGTCGAGACTGTCGGCCGCGCGGCTGGGACCGGTGTCCGGCGCGGACTCGTCGTACAGCTTGCGCCACCAGTCGTCCTCATGGGCGGCGGGCTTCTCCCCCTGCTGACTCATGCCCCTATTGTCCACCGCGAAGGCGGCCCGAAAACGGGGCATCGGGAAAAAGTGGCCCGTAAACAGGGTCCGCCGGGCGGCCCCACCCCCCACGGGAAGGACGCCCGGCGGACCGGTCCCAACGATCGGCATCTCGGCGTTTCAGCCGGTCATATGCTCAGCCGGTCTTCGGTTCGGCGGCTCGCTGTGCCCGCTCCTCAGCGCACGGCATACGCGTCGTTGACGGTCTGGACGACGGAGGTGCCGTTCGCGTCGGTGAGTTCCGTCCGCAGGGTGACGGACTGGCCGGCCGCGTCCGCGTGGTCGACGGTCGCCGTCCAGCGGCCGCCCCGCCGCCCGGTGGTGGCCGCGTGCCAGGTAGAGCCGCCGTCGTAGCTGAACGAGACCTTCACACCGGTGAGTTCACCGGGGGTGTACCCGGCGTGCCCGGTCACGGCGAGGCCGATCCGCCGACCGTTCTTCGCGGGCACCGTCTTCATGCCGTCGGTGGGCACGTCGTAGCGCGGGAAGAGCAGCGGCAGCCCCTGCGACGCCACGTCCGGCTTCCGTTCGGAGCGGAAGCCCCACGTGGTCTCCGTCCGCGTGGAACGCTTCCAGACCGTCGCGGGCGAGCCGATCTTCGTGGTCGTCAGGGTGAGTTCGTACGCGGCGTCCTCGGCGGGCACGGTGAACACGCCGAACGGATAGCCGCTCTCGCCGACGAGGTCGCCGTCACGTTCGAGCCGCATGCCGCCGATGTCGCCGAACGATCCCTGCCGGCCCACGTGTTCGGTGTCGGTCATGAAGGCGGGGGCGACGCCGATGAGATTGCCCTGCCGTTCGCCGGCGAGCGCCTGCGCGCCGTTCGCGTCGCGCGGGGCGCCGGGGACCAGCAGGCCCCGGTACCACTCCTCCGTCGTGGCCCGGCCCGCCCGGTACGTACGGGCGTCGCCGGTCATCAGCTCGCCCCACGGGAAGCTGGAGGAGAGCGTCTTCTGCCAGACCGTGTCCCCGGCCGTGTAGTACTCGGTGCGCTTGCCGGGGGCGGCGACGAGGGCGAGGGAGGAGGCGCTGTAGGTCGCGCCGTAGGGGCGGGAGACGAGCAGCGTGTCGACGAAGTCGGTGGCCACGCCCATCGATTCATGGGTGGAGACGACCGAGCCGAGCTTCTTGTCCCGGACCTTGTAGGTGCGGCCGGAGGTGATCTGCCCCTTCTCCGGGAACGCGAGGTTGTAGACGAACGGGCTGACGGCCGTGGCGGCCCAGGAGACCTCCGTCTTCCCCGTGCCGAGGGCCGTCCTCAGCACGGCGGCCTCGTCGGCGCGCAGGCCGAGGACCGGCAGGGGCGCGGCCCCGAAGCCGAGGCCCGGCTGCCAGTCGCCGGACGACGGGCGGTGCACGAGGAGTGCCTTCGCCCCTGCGGCCTCGGCGGCCCGAGCCTGGGCCAGGACGTTCGGGGCGTCGTCACCGACCTCCACGAGGGCGATCCGGCCCCTCGCTCCGGCGGCCTCCAGGTCGGCGGCGCCGCCCGCTCCGGCGTCGACGACCTCGGCGCGGCCGGTGCCGTCCAGGTTGACCGAGCCCGTGGTGGCGGGCCGGGGGTGCAGGGCGGCTCCGCCGGTCACGGAGAACTTCCGGATCTGCGGGGCGTACGCCCGCCAGAACGAGGCGAACTCGAAGTCCCCGTCGCGGGCCCTGCCCTGGACGTCGACCAGGTAGTCCTTGATGATCCCGGTGCCGGAGATCGATCCGGAGTGCAGCCAGGTGTCGTCCCAGGAGCGCCCGAACGCGAGGGTCGCGCCGCGTGTCTCGGCGGCCCGGTCCTCGGTGCGGACCTTCAGGCGGTGGGCCTCGCGGGCGTCGAGGACGAGGGTGGTGTCCCGGGTGACGTTCAGCTGGGGGCGGGCCAGGTAGCCGACGGAACCGACGAGTTGACCCGTCGGGTCCGTGGTGTCGGGCGTCGCGATGAAGCTGGAGACGAAGTACGCGCCGGGCCGGACCTGGAAGGTCTGATCGGTGGCGCCCTCGTTGAAGCGGCGTTCACCGGAGGCGGTGTCGGTGCCGATCAGATCGAGGGAGGAGACGCCGTCGGCGGGCTTGCCGGTGCGGTCGACGAGCTTGACGCGCAGGGTGACGGTCTCCGGTGCCACGTACAGGGAGAACGGGGTGGAGACCGTGACTCCCCCGGTGGCCGTGGCGAGGACGCGGCCGGTGACGTCGCCGTACTGGGCGGCGGTCAGCCGGGCGGCGGGGTCGAGGGTGAGCGGCACCTCGACGGTCTCCCCGGCCGGCACGGTGACGGACGTGCGGCCCGGCGAGGCGATCCTGGAGCGGACGGGAGAGCCGTCGTTGCCGGTGACACCGGCGACCTTCAGCGACAGCTCGACCGGCTTTGTGCCGGTGTTCGTGTAGGGCACGGCGACGGTGGTGCGGTCACTCCTGTCCTGCGGCCAGTTGAAGCTGCCGCCCTGCACGGCGGGGGCGCCGGTCACGGGCGTACGGACGGCCCGGTCGACGTCGAGACGGCCGCCTCCGGTCTCGCGTACGTCACCGGGGACGGCGCTGTCCGCCGACGAGACCAGGGCCGCCTTGATCTGCTGGGCGGTCCAGTCGGGGTGACGCTGCTTCACCACCGCTGCCGCGCCCGCGACATGCGGGGCCGCCATCGACGTACCGGACATGGAGCGGTACGCCTGTGAGCCGCGGCCACCGGCGGCCGCGGCGGAGATACCGACGCCGGGCGCGGCGATCTCGGGCTTGAGGGTGTGCGAGACGGTCGCGGGGCCCCGGCTGGAGAAGTCCGCGGTGGAGTCGTCGCGGTCCACCGCGCCCACGGTCAGGACGCCGGGGGCGCAGCCGGGCGAGGAGACGGAGTTGAGGGACGGGCCGAGGTTTCCGGCGGCGACCACGAACAAGGTGTCCTTGCTCTTGCCGAGTTCGGCGGCGGCCATGCTCATCGGGTCGGTGCAGTCGGTGGGTTCGGCGCTGCCGAGGCTCATGGAGACGACGTCGGCCCGGTGGTCGACGGCCCACTGCATGCCCGCGATGATCCAGGAGGCGGCGCCGGAGCCGCTGTCGTTGAGGACCTTGCCGACCATCAGGCCGGTGCCGGGGGCGACACCCTTGTTCCTCCCGTCACTCGCCGCGCCGGAGCCGCCCACGGTGGAGGCGACGTGGGTGCCGTGACCCTGGCGGTCGTCGGTGTCGGCGGAGTCGGTGAAGTTCTCCGATGCGGTGATCCGGCCCTCGAGGTCGGGGTGTCCGGCGTCCGCCCCGGTGTCCAGGACGGCCACCGTGGTGCCGGTGCCGTCATAGCCGGCGGCCCAGGCGCGGTCCGCGCCGACCTGATGGGCCGACTGGTCGAGACTGGCCTGAACCTTGCGGTCCAGCCAGAGCTTCTCGATGCCGGAGCCCGCACGGGAGCGGGGTGCCGTGAGGTCGGCCCAGAAGTCGGCGGCGTGCTTCTTGTCGGCCTTGAGCGCGAGTCCGCCGATGCTGTCGAGGGCCGCTCCGCGCTCGGCCCCGCGCGGGGTGACGAGGGTGCGGCGGGCGGTGTCGCCGGTGTAGGTGGCGATCAGCGGGACGGAGTCGGTGCGGCTGTCGTCGTACCCCTGACGGATCAGCCCGGTGACGTTGAACAGTTCCTCGTCCACGGTGCCGGCGGCGAGCGCGGACACGGCGGACTCGGGGTAGACGTACAGGTCCGGGCCGGACCGCCGGGTCTGGAGGAGGGGCACGGCGCCGTCCGCGCGGGGCAGGGCGGCGGCGGCGGGCGTGCCCGAGGCGTCCGTGGTCACCAGCACCCGGTCGCCGGTGACGAGCGTCAGCGTGACGGGCTTCGGCGCCTCGGCGGCGACGGCCGCGCTCCCGGTGATCGGTCTGCTCGCGTCTCGCCCGTCCGGTGGCGCGGCCACCGACGGCGCGATCACGGTGGCGGCGAGCACGGCGGCGGTCGCCGCTCCCAGTGCCGTACGCGATATCGGGCGCATCGCTCTCCCCAGGTCATTCCGGAACGAAACAGCCCAAGGGGGCTTGTCCCGGAGGTTGTTGGTGCTGCGGTGGCGCCACACTGGCAGAGGGGCCAGGGGTACGGGGGATGATGTGGGCGGCGGGTTTACGCCGTGGCCCTTTCCCGCCACGCGGGGCCCGCGCAGGGGCGCCGCGATGCGCGAACAGCCACGTCCGGGGAGGTCGGAGAATGCTGGGGGCCATTGGTCTCGACGAGAGACAGGAGACCGCGTACCGTGCGCTCGTCGCGGCGGGAGCCGCGGAGCTCACCGATCTCGCGCACCGGCTGGCGCTTCCGGAGCCGGATGCCGAACGCGTACTGCGGCGACTGGAGCAGCAGGGTCTCGCCGCCCAGTCCTCGGCCCGGCCCGGCCGCTGGGTGGCGGCGCCGCCCGGGGTGGCGCTCGGCGCCCTGCTGATCCAGCAGCGGCACGAGCTGGAGCAGGCGGAGCTGGCGTCCGCGCTGCTCGCCGAGGAGTACCGGGCCGAGGCGAGCGAACCGGCGGTGCACGATCTGGTGGAGGTGGTGACGGGGGCGAGCGCCGTCACCCAGCGTTTCCACCAGTTGCAGCTGGGCGCGGTGTCCGAGGTGTGCGCCCTGGTGACGGGGAAGCCGGTCGCGGTGACCGGGATGGAGAACGAGTCGGAGGAGCGCGCGGCCTCGCGCGGGGTGAGCTACCGGGTGGTGGTCGAACGCGAGGTGCTGTCGACGCCGTACGGGATCCTGGAGCTGTCGGCGGCGCTGAGCCGGGACGAGCAGTGCCGGGTGGTGGACCGGGTTCCGACGAAGCTGGTGGTGGCCGACGGGAGCCTCGCGATGGTCCCGCTGAC is a genomic window of Streptomyces sp. YPW6 containing:
- a CDS encoding S8 family serine peptidase, which encodes MRPISRTALGAATAAVLAATVIAPSVAAPPDGRDASRPITGSAAVAAEAPKPVTLTLVTGDRVLVTTDASGTPAAAALPRADGAVPLLQTRRSGPDLYVYPESAVSALAAGTVDEELFNVTGLIRQGYDDSRTDSVPLIATYTGDTARRTLVTPRGAERGAALDSIGGLALKADKKHAADFWADLTAPRSRAGSGIEKLWLDRKVQASLDQSAHQVGADRAWAAGYDGTGTTVAVLDTGADAGHPDLEGRITASENFTDSADTDDRQGHGTHVASTVGGSGAASDGRNKGVAPGTGLMVGKVLNDSGSGAASWIIAGMQWAVDHRADVVSMSLGSAEPTDCTDPMSMAAAELGKSKDTLFVVAAGNLGPSLNSVSSPGCAPGVLTVGAVDRDDSTADFSSRGPATVSHTLKPEIAAPGVGISAAAAGGRGSQAYRSMSGTSMAAPHVAGAAAVVKQRHPDWTAQQIKAALVSSADSAVPGDVRETGGGRLDVDRAVRTPVTGAPAVQGGSFNWPQDRSDRTTVAVPYTNTGTKPVELSLKVAGVTGNDGSPVRSRIASPGRTSVTVPAGETVEVPLTLDPAARLTAAQYGDVTGRVLATATGGVTVSTPFSLYVAPETVTLRVKLVDRTGKPADGVSSLDLIGTDTASGERRFNEGATDQTFQVRPGAYFVSSFIATPDTTDPTGQLVGSVGYLARPQLNVTRDTTLVLDAREAHRLKVRTEDRAAETRGATLAFGRSWDDTWLHSGSISGTGIIKDYLVDVQGRARDGDFEFASFWRAYAPQIRKFSVTGGAALHPRPATTGSVNLDGTGRAEVVDAGAGGAADLEAAGARGRIALVEVGDDAPNVLAQARAAEAAGAKALLVHRPSSGDWQPGLGFGAAPLPVLGLRADEAAVLRTALGTGKTEVSWAATAVSPFVYNLAFPEKGQITSGRTYKVRDKKLGSVVSTHESMGVATDFVDTLLVSRPYGATYSASSLALVAAPGKRTEYYTAGDTVWQKTLSSSFPWGELMTGDARTYRAGRATTEEWYRGLLVPGAPRDANGAQALAGERQGNLIGVAPAFMTDTEHVGRQGSFGDIGGMRLERDGDLVGESGYPFGVFTVPAEDAAYELTLTTTKIGSPATVWKRSTRTETTWGFRSERKPDVASQGLPLLFPRYDVPTDGMKTVPAKNGRRIGLAVTGHAGYTPGELTGVKVSFSYDGGSTWHAATTGRRGGRWTATVDHADAAGQSVTLRTELTDANGTSVVQTVNDAYAVR
- a CDS encoding LuxR family transcriptional regulator — its product is MLGAIGLDERQETAYRALVAAGAAELTDLAHRLALPEPDAERVLRRLEQQGLAAQSSARPGRWVAAPPGVALGALLIQQRHELEQAELASALLAEEYRAEASEPAVHDLVEVVTGASAVTQRFHQLQLGAVSEVCALVTGKPVAVTGMENESEERAASRGVSYRVVVEREVLSTPYGILELSAALSRDEQCRVVDRVPTKLVVADGSLAMVPLTGRGEEPAALVVHASGLLESLMGLFEAVWRDAMPLRIGEGGGVREDTTGPDPADLEILSLLLAGLTDASVAKQLDLGLRTVQRRVKGLMELTGVSTRLQLGWHAYERGWVSRAGSRG